One Falco biarmicus isolate bFalBia1 chromosome 9, bFalBia1.pri, whole genome shotgun sequence genomic region harbors:
- the SFXN2 gene encoding sideroflexin-2 isoform X2 — MQCSAAAVQGYVLLWETCSVVPRGMQCSGVRESMTVAETHTKMATVPLGFNIDAPRWDQSTFVGRLKHFLNITDPRTVLVPEEELDRAKALVEGCRAGLVPPGSSQEQLLYAKKLYDSAFHPDSGEKMNLIGRMSFQVPGGMAITGCMLQFYRTVPAVVFWQWVNQSFNALVNYTNRNAASPITLRQIGVAYFTATGTALATAVGLNLYTKRAPPLLARWVPFAAVAAANCVNIPMMRQQEIINGVTVTDGDNNELGHSRRAAVKGIAQVVVSRITMAAPGMRRRGRVALHPRWHLVTCH; from the exons ATGCAGTGCAGTGCCGCAGCAGTGCAGGGCTATGTACTGCTATGGGAAACATGTAGTGTGGTACCACGGGGGATGCAGTGTAGTGGCGTGAGGGAGAGCATGACTGTTGCGGAG aCCCACACCAAAATGGCCACCGTTCCCCTTGGTTTCAACATCGACGCCCCACGCTGGGACCAGAGCACTTTTGTGGGGCGCCTGAAGCATTTCCTCAACATCACTGACCCGCGGACGGTGCTGGTGCCAGAGGAAGAGCTGGACCGGGCCAAGGCACTGGTGGAAGGCTGCAG ggctgggctggtgcctcCAGgaagcagccaggagcagctgctctATGCCAAGAAGCTGTACGACTCAGCCTTCCACCCTGACAGCGGCGAGAAGATGAACCTCATTGGGAGGATGTCCTTCCAGGTGCCAGGGGGCATGGCCATCACCGGCTGCATGCTCCAGTTCTACCG GACGGTGCCTGCAGTGGTTTTCTGGCAGTGGGTGAATCAGTCCTTCAATGCCCTCGTCAACTACACCAACCGCAACGCTGCCTCCCCCATCACGCTGAG GCAAATCGGGGTGGCTTACTTCACAGCCACTGGTACAGCACTGGCCACCGCGGTAGGGCTCAACCTCTACACCAAG CGAGCCCCCCCCTTGCTGGCCCGCTGGGTCCCCTTTGCGGCCGTGGCTGCTGCCAACTGTGTCAATATCCCCATGATGCGGCAACA GGAGATCATCAATGGAGTCACAGTGACAGATGGGGACAACAATGAGCTCGGCCACTCCAGG AGGGCGGCAGTAAAGGGCATCGCACAGGTTGTGGTCTCTAGGATCACCATGGCAGCACCAGGCATGA gaagaagagggagggTGGCCCTGCATCCCAGGTGGCATTTGGTCACATGTCACTGA